From one Acidobacteriota bacterium genomic stretch:
- a CDS encoding serine/threonine-protein kinase: MTDGDSSTGPRGEAADFDRRLYALIERVVAVPEAEREAILAASEPDLAREVRLRLAAREERGDDFLVTPSLVVGPAELPRQVGPYRLVELLGEGGMGRVYRGQQTAPVEREVAVKILRFPSSGRARFSAEMFAMGRLAHPNVGKILEAGTTDQGEPFFAMELIDGAPITNFCDQRALSLEARLGLLIEVCRGVEHAHRKLLLHRDIKPSNVLVTEIDQRPVPKLIDFGIAKGLDGALAGDTLATGDRLVGTPAYMSPEALGLGGDVDTRSDVYSLGVLLFELLTGHLPWPEQSLATATLERSADVAVTRPSTRVSGLEPGVRGEAARQRSLQPPELTRRLRGDLDWITLKALAFVPGERYASAGELANDLERFLANQPVTARAPSTGYLLRKLARRHRGRFIAAAVVLVALAIGMVGTTLGLLRANREAERANVEAAEAQRARQSSDQLADYFVDLFTVSEGTDDVSQTTAAELLNRSGEALGSRLKDQPRARGVLLSKLAGIYAEWGELDRADRLLQESSALLERADGDTRSERVDALGTWISVHWKRARYDDAVAVAEEALRLHGEVDDGQDTVRRVQLLAEGAIAALYTGRTVRVKEWLEESEELLAGLPAEAPGVFAMRSLTDIGWGGLAYLRQEWRDGIELYRRAADTLERQLGPEHRRLTVLWTFIGNGEIRLGELVAAEQSLQRSLALGERYSFSDGYKLPETLGAFGRLRRAQGRYEEAEDWLRRSLETRRQRLPPDHPALAEDLHELAWTIWQGDPGRAPEAIDLLEAAAALLERSGAKVYRNGFEVPQQLATVYLAVGRPARAEVSFRRACALVASLEEPLASDLGDCHLGLGRSLAALGRSGEARTALQQARARFRDAEAPGRLDEVTAELAKLPRR, from the coding sequence ATGACGGACGGCGATTCGAGCACCGGGCCGCGGGGCGAGGCGGCCGACTTCGATCGCCGGCTGTACGCCCTCATCGAGCGGGTGGTGGCGGTTCCGGAGGCGGAGCGGGAGGCAATCCTCGCGGCCAGCGAGCCCGACCTGGCGCGGGAAGTGCGACTGCGCTTGGCGGCGCGGGAAGAACGCGGCGATGATTTCTTGGTCACTCCGAGCCTGGTGGTCGGACCCGCCGAGCTGCCGCGGCAGGTGGGCCCCTATCGGCTGGTCGAGCTGCTCGGGGAAGGGGGCATGGGGCGGGTCTACCGAGGGCAGCAGACCGCCCCGGTCGAACGAGAGGTGGCGGTCAAGATTCTGCGCTTCCCGAGTTCCGGGCGGGCCCGTTTCAGCGCCGAAATGTTCGCCATGGGGCGTCTCGCCCACCCCAATGTCGGCAAGATCCTCGAAGCCGGGACGACCGATCAAGGCGAGCCCTTCTTCGCCATGGAGCTGATCGACGGGGCGCCGATCACCAACTTCTGTGACCAGCGGGCCCTCTCCCTCGAGGCCCGCTTGGGGCTGCTGATCGAGGTCTGTCGTGGGGTCGAGCACGCTCACCGCAAGCTGTTGTTGCACCGCGACATCAAGCCTTCGAACGTGCTGGTGACGGAGATCGACCAACGGCCCGTTCCCAAGCTGATCGACTTCGGCATCGCCAAGGGCCTGGACGGTGCCCTTGCCGGCGATACTCTGGCGACCGGCGACCGCCTGGTCGGGACCCCGGCCTACATGAGTCCCGAGGCCCTGGGTCTGGGCGGTGATGTCGACACGAGGTCCGATGTCTACTCGCTCGGAGTTCTGCTCTTCGAGCTCCTCACCGGCCACTTGCCCTGGCCGGAGCAGTCGTTGGCGACGGCGACCCTCGAGCGGTCGGCGGACGTGGCGGTGACGCGGCCGAGCACCCGGGTGAGCGGGCTCGAGCCCGGGGTGCGGGGCGAGGCGGCGCGGCAGAGGAGCCTGCAGCCACCAGAGCTGACCCGGCGGCTGCGCGGTGATCTCGACTGGATCACCCTGAAGGCCCTCGCCTTCGTTCCCGGCGAGCGCTACGCCTCCGCCGGTGAGCTCGCCAACGACCTCGAGCGCTTTCTCGCCAACCAGCCGGTGACGGCGCGGGCACCCTCGACCGGCTATCTGCTTCGCAAGCTGGCGCGGCGCCATCGCGGCCGGTTCATCGCCGCCGCCGTCGTATTGGTCGCTCTCGCCATCGGCATGGTGGGGACGACGCTCGGCTTGCTGCGCGCCAACCGCGAGGCCGAGCGCGCCAACGTCGAGGCGGCGGAGGCGCAGCGGGCGCGTCAGAGCTCGGATCAGCTCGCCGACTATTTCGTCGACCTGTTCACCGTCTCCGAGGGCACCGACGATGTCTCCCAGACCACCGCCGCGGAGCTGTTGAATCGCAGCGGCGAGGCGCTGGGATCGCGCTTGAAGGACCAGCCCAGGGCGCGCGGCGTCCTGCTCTCGAAGCTCGCCGGGATCTACGCCGAGTGGGGTGAGCTCGACCGCGCCGACCGGCTGCTGCAGGAGTCCTCCGCCTTGCTCGAAAGGGCTGATGGGGACACCCGTTCGGAGCGCGTCGATGCCCTCGGCACCTGGATCAGCGTGCACTGGAAGCGGGCGCGCTACGACGACGCCGTGGCGGTGGCGGAAGAAGCCTTGAGGCTGCACGGCGAGGTCGACGATGGGCAGGACACCGTACGGCGCGTGCAACTGCTCGCCGAAGGGGCGATCGCAGCCCTTTACACCGGACGCACCGTCCGGGTGAAGGAGTGGCTCGAGGAAAGCGAAGAGCTGCTCGCCGGGCTGCCCGCCGAGGCCCCAGGGGTGTTCGCAATGCGCTCCTTGACCGATATCGGCTGGGGAGGGCTGGCCTACCTGCGCCAGGAGTGGCGGGACGGTATCGAGCTCTATCGCCGAGCGGCGGACACGCTCGAGCGCCAGCTCGGCCCGGAGCATCGCCGGCTGACCGTCCTTTGGACCTTCATCGGCAACGGCGAGATTCGTCTCGGCGAGCTGGTGGCGGCGGAGCAGAGCCTTCAGCGCAGCCTCGCTCTGGGCGAACGCTACTCCTTCTCCGATGGCTACAAGCTGCCCGAGACCTTGGGCGCCTTTGGGCGCTTGCGGCGCGCGCAGGGTCGTTACGAGGAGGCCGAAGACTGGCTCCGGCGCAGCCTCGAGACCCGGCGTCAGCGCCTGCCGCCGGATCACCCGGCCTTGGCCGAGGACCTCCATGAGCTCGCCTGGACGATCTGGCAGGGAGATCCCGGACGGGCTCCGGAGGCGATCGACTTGCTCGAGGCTGCCGCGGCCTTGCTGGAGCGCAGCGGTGCCAAGGTCTACCGCAATGGTTTCGAGGTGCCCCAGCAACTCGCCACCGTCTACCTCGCGGTGGGGCGACCCGCGCGGGCGGAAGTCTCCTTTCGCCGCGCCTGTGCTCTGGTCGCCAGCCTCGAAGAGCCGCTGGCGAGCGATCTCGGGGACTGCCACCTCGGCCTTGGGCGCAGCCTGGCGGCCCTCGGCCGGTCCGGCGAGGCGCGCACCGCCTTGCAGCAGGCCAGGGCACGCTTCCGCGATGCCGAGGCGCCGGGGCGCCTCGACGAGGTGACGGCCGAGCTGGCCAAGCTGCCGCGCCGCTGA
- a CDS encoding ECF-type sigma factor has translation MIDPSAGHMTRLFSRWRGGDEEAAGELLPLVYDELRRLARAYLRRERVGHTLQPTELVNEAFLRLFGAEAEALDRAHFFALASGVMRRVLVDHARRLRAEKRPSPNHRMTLQTDVRQAPGPEVEVLDLHRALKRFAAFAPRPARLLELRYFGGLTLAEAAEVAGVSRATAARDWEAARVWLSGELGR, from the coding sequence ATGATCGACCCTTCTGCTGGACACATGACGCGCCTGTTCTCCCGCTGGCGAGGCGGAGACGAGGAGGCTGCCGGGGAGCTGCTGCCGCTGGTCTATGACGAGCTGCGCCGGCTGGCCCGGGCCTACCTGCGACGCGAGCGGGTGGGGCACACGCTGCAGCCCACGGAGTTGGTGAACGAGGCCTTCCTGCGCCTTTTCGGGGCCGAGGCGGAGGCCCTCGATCGGGCCCATTTCTTCGCCCTGGCTTCCGGAGTGATGCGGCGCGTGTTGGTGGATCACGCGCGCCGGTTGCGTGCCGAGAAGCGGCCTTCTCCGAACCACCGCATGACGTTGCAGACGGATGTTCGGCAAGCGCCGGGGCCGGAGGTGGAGGTGCTGGATCTGCACCGTGCTCTGAAGCGCTTTGCGGCCTTTGCGCCGCGACCGGCTCGCTTGTTGGAGCTGCGCTACTTCGGCGGCCTGACCCTCGCTGAAGCGGCGGAGGTGGCGGGTGTTTCGCGGGCGACGGCGGCGCGCGATTGGGAGGCGGCGCGGGTCTGGTTGAGCGGGGAGCTCGGACGATGA